A region from the Bactrocera dorsalis isolate Fly_Bdor chromosome 1, ASM2337382v1, whole genome shotgun sequence genome encodes:
- the LOC105232408 gene encoding solute carrier family 25 member 35 isoform X4, producing the protein MVTVVRNDGWMGLQKGLVPTMYFQFIVNGVRLGIHTSAVNMGWTRNKNGEESFGLNLFWGAAGGAMGAYFSSPFFMIKTQLQSRASKQVAVGYQHEHTGMLSALRTVYRQGGISGLWRGSTASIARASIGSGAQLATFGPIKSFLRENNLIVQPALNSLCGGFIAGCCVTVAMTPADVMMTRIYNQGLDANGKGLLYNGWLDCFMKTARAEGLYGLYKGFWANYVRLVPHSALVLFFFDELMMLKNRLGITY; encoded by the exons ATGGTCACAGTGGTACGTAACGATGGTTGGATGGGTTTGCAGAAGGGGCTGGTGCCGACCATGTACTTTCAGTTCATCGTAAATGGTGTGAG aTTGGGCATCCATACCAGCGCAGTGAATATGGGTTGGACACGCAATAAAAATGGTGAGGAGTCTTTCGGCTTGAATCTGTTCTGGGGTGCCGCCGGTGGTGCAATGGGCGCGTACTTTTCTAGTCCATTTTTCAtg ATAAAGACTCAACTGCAATCGCGCGCATCAAAGCAAGTCGCCGTCGGCTATCAGCACGAACACACGGGCATGCTGTCGGCGCTCCGCACAGTTTATCGACAAGGCGGTATCTCTGGCTTATGGCGGGGCTCTACTGCTTCCATTGCGCGCGCCTCAATCGGTTCCGGTGCTCAATTGGCGACATTCGGTCCGATCAAGTCATTTCTGCGCGAAAATAATTTGATCGTTCAGCCGGCCTTGAACTCGCTCTGTGGTGGTTTCATTGCCGGTTGTTGTGTAACTGTGGCCATGACGCCGGCGGATGTTATGATGACACGTATCTACAATCAGGGTTTGGATGCGAATGGTAAGGGTCTCTTGTACAATGGTTGGTTGGATTGTTTTATGAAGACCGCCCGCGCTGAAGGTCTTTATGGACTGTATAAAGGCTTCTGGGCGAATTATGTGCGCTTAGTGCCGCACTCGGCATTGGTGTTGTTCTTCTTCGATGAACTTATGATGCTCAAAAATAGATTAGGTATTACATACTAG
- the LOC105232408 gene encoding solute carrier family 25 member 35 isoform X1, with translation MNASEYIIGGLAAMGATTFTNPIDVVKTRIQLQGELAARGTYVVPYKGILHGMVTVVRNDGWMGLQKGLVPTMYFQFIVNGVRLGIHTSAVNMGWTRNKNGEESFGLNLFWGAAGGAMGAYFSSPFFMIKTQLQSRASKQVAVGYQHEHTGMLSALRTVYRQGGISGLWRGSTASIARASIGSGAQLATFGPIKSFLRENNLIVQPALNSLCGGFIAGCCVTVAMTPADVMMTRIYNQGLDANGKGLLYNGWLDCFMKTARAEGLYGLYKGFWANYVRLVPHSALVLFFFDELMMLKNRLGITY, from the exons ATGAACGCTTCAGAATATATAATTGGAGGCTTGGCTGCCATGGGTGCGACAACTTTCACTAATCCCATCGAT GTCGTCAAAACACGTATTCAGTTACAGGGTGAGTTGGCGGCGCGTGGCACCTATGTTGTGCCGTACAAGGGTATTTTGCACGGTATGGTCACAGTGGTACGTAACGATGGTTGGATGGGTTTGCAGAAGGGGCTGGTGCCGACCATGTACTTTCAGTTCATCGTAAATGGTGTGAG aTTGGGCATCCATACCAGCGCAGTGAATATGGGTTGGACACGCAATAAAAATGGTGAGGAGTCTTTCGGCTTGAATCTGTTCTGGGGTGCCGCCGGTGGTGCAATGGGCGCGTACTTTTCTAGTCCATTTTTCAtg ATAAAGACTCAACTGCAATCGCGCGCATCAAAGCAAGTCGCCGTCGGCTATCAGCACGAACACACGGGCATGCTGTCGGCGCTCCGCACAGTTTATCGACAAGGCGGTATCTCTGGCTTATGGCGGGGCTCTACTGCTTCCATTGCGCGCGCCTCAATCGGTTCCGGTGCTCAATTGGCGACATTCGGTCCGATCAAGTCATTTCTGCGCGAAAATAATTTGATCGTTCAGCCGGCCTTGAACTCGCTCTGTGGTGGTTTCATTGCCGGTTGTTGTGTAACTGTGGCCATGACGCCGGCGGATGTTATGATGACACGTATCTACAATCAGGGTTTGGATGCGAATGGTAAGGGTCTCTTGTACAATGGTTGGTTGGATTGTTTTATGAAGACCGCCCGCGCTGAAGGTCTTTATGGACTGTATAAAGGCTTCTGGGCGAATTATGTGCGCTTAGTGCCGCACTCGGCATTGGTGTTGTTCTTCTTCGATGAACTTATGATGCTCAAAAATAGATTAGGTATTACATACTAG